GCACCACCTGACGCCGAACGCGAGAAATCGGATCGAACGCCTCTGCCCCGGGCAGCACCGCCACGACGTTCCAGCCGGTTGTCGACATCGGGGCGCGTGCCACCAGCGGATGCATATGGACGATGTCGTTCGAACCGGAATCGCGCACGCCGCACATCGTCTGCACCGGGCCGACGGGCGTCAGAATCTTGGTGACGTCCGCCTGAATGACGTAGCGCGGCGGCGTCTCGTTCGTGATCAGGCAGTACCGCCCCGTCTCACCGACACTGTTGCTGGCGAGATCGACGATAAAGTTCTGACGCAACAGATTGACCGCGCCGCCGACAACGGCGATCACCTTGCCCTGCGCGTTTGTCACCGGCACGGCGAGGACGATGCCCGGTGAAGCGGTGATCTTGCCCGCAATCACACTGGACGCCGATTGCGGCGCGCCCGCCAGCAACTGCCGGAAGTAGTCGCGGTCAGCGATATTGATGGGCGTTGCAGCGAAGGTGGAGTCGTAGAACAGATGACCGTCAGGCGCGGCCACGAAGATCGTATTGAACGTCTCCGGCATCGACACCGAGCGCGCCACGAAGGTCTCGAACTGCTCGGGCGTCATGGCGGCGGGGTCGCCGATATTGCGCGCCATGCGGTGCAGCTCGATGAATTTGGCGCGCAGCTTGTCGTCTAGCTGATCGGCCGCGAGCTTGACATGCGTGTCCAGCTGCGCCTGCATCGAGCTTCGCAACTCGCCATAGACGAAAAACTCGATCCCGACGGCCAATCCGACGATCAATATCATCGAGACGAGTGCTGTCGCCGCTGCGACCCGTCCCTTCAACGACTTCACCATGCTGGCCCGTACGAGAGTAGCTTTTGTTTTGCTTTCGCTTATTTTTGCGAGAGATTACCACCCGAAACGGCACATTTTCAGGAAACTTGAGAAATATTCGACGCCCGGTTGACGCCTGCACGTGGCATCCCCATCGGCACCGATGAGTGACATCGATAGCGGATGGATAACGGCGCGACCCGAACCCGTCGTAAAATTGCGCATCCAACGCGCCACGATGGTGCAAACCGGCAAGACCGAAGAAATTTTTCCTGCCGCCTCACCGAGAGCTGCGCCGGGCGGAAATCCCCGCCGGCGTGCTTCGTGACCCGACTTGCCCGACCCGAATTCATTCATGACGAGCACCCAAGCGACTCCCGCGGCACCGGCCGCAGCCACTGCGACACCCGCCATGACGCCGATGATGCAGCAGTACACGCGCATCAAGGCCGAGCATCCGAACATGCTGGTCTTCTACCGCATGGGCGATTTCTACGAACTCTTCCACGACGACGCCGCCAAAGCCGCGCGCCTGCTCGACCTCACACTCACCGCCCGCGGGCAATCCGGCGGCCAGCCGATCCGCATGGCCGGCGTGCCGCATCACGCCGTCGAGCAGTACCTCGGCAAGCTGGTCAAGCTCGGCGAATCCGTCGCCATCTGCGAGCAGATCGGTGATCCGGCGACCTCCAAGGGGCCGGTCGAGCGTAAGGTCGTACGTATCGTCACCCCCGGCACGCTCACGGATGCCGCGCTGCTCAGCGACAAAGTCGATCAATACCTGCTCGCCGTGCAGATGCCGCCCGCGAGACGCGCCAGCGAACGCATGGCGGGGCTGGCATGGCTGTCGCTGGCTAGCGGCGAATTGCGCCTGATGGAAGTCGCCGCCGACAAACTGCCGCGCGAACTCGAACGCATCCGTCCCGCGGAAACGTTGGTACCCGACAGCGCCGTCGAAGCCTTTGGCAGCTTCTCGCTCGGCACCACGACGCGCGTACCCGACTGGCATTTCGATACCGCCGCCGGCACGCAACGACTGCGCGACCAGTTGGGTGTTGCCAGCCTGACGGCGTTCGGTTGCGACGGTCTCGATCCCGCGCTGGGCGCAGCAGGTGCGTTATTGCAGTACGCAGCCGCCACACAAGGTCAATCGCTGCGACATGTGCAAAGTCTGAACGTGGAGCGAGAAGCGGCCTATATTGGTCTTGACGCCGCCACACGCCGTAATCTGGAACTCACGGAGACCCTGCGCGGCACCGAATCGCCCACGCTGCTCTCGCTGCTCGACACCTGCGGTACGACGATGGGCAGCCGCCTGATGCGTCACTGGCTGCACCACCCGATGCGCGATCAGCAAGTGCCGCAGTCGCGTCAGTTGGCGATTGCGACGCTGCTCGAAGGCCCCGGTACGTGGCGCGCCCTCAACAGCGAACTGCGTCACGTCGCCGACGTCGAGCGGATTACCGCGCGTCTGGCGTTGCTGACGGCGCGTCCGCGCGATCTGTCGAGCCTGCGCGATGCGCTGCGACGTCTGCCCGAGCTGCACACCACCTTGCGTGCGGTCGAAGCGCGCTCGCCGCTGCTGGCCATCCTGCACGAAGACCTCGCGATTCCGGACGATGCGCTCGCGCTGCTGACGAGCGCCGTCGCCGAAGAGCCCGCGGCCATGCTGCGCGACGGCGGTGTCATCGCGCGCGGCCACGATGCCGATCTCGACGAACTGCGCGACATTTCCGAGAACTGCGGCCAGTTCCTCGTCGATCTGGAAACGCGCGAACGCGCGCGCACCGGCATCAACAATCTGCGCGTCGAGTTCAATAAAGTGCACGGCTTCTACATCGAAGTCACGCGCGGTCAGACCGACAAGGTGCCGGACGACTATCGCCGCCGTCAGACGCTCAAGAACGCCGAGCGTTACATCACGCCGGAACTGAAGACGTTCGAGGACAAGGCACTGTCGGCGCAGGAGCGCTCGCTCGCGCGCGAGAAGATGCTCTACGACGCACTGCTGCAATCGCTTCTGCCGCACATCACCGAGTTCAAACGTATTGCGCAGGCGCTCGCGCAGCTCGACGTACTGGCGTCGCTCGCCGAGCGCGCCGAAACGCTCGGCTGGGTGAAGCCCGAACTGGTGCAAGACCGTGTGGTCGACATTCGTCAGGGCCGTCATCCTGTCGTCGAACAGCAAGTCGAGCGTTTCATCGCGAACGATTGCTCGCTGGGCGATCCACGTCGGTTGCTGCTGATCACCGGCCCGAACATGGGCGGTAAGTCGACGTTCATGCGTCAGACCGCATTGATCGCGCTGCTGGCGTACGTCGGCTGCTACGTGCCTGCCGAAGCCGTGCGACTCGGGCCGCTCGACGCGATCTTCACGCGTATCGGCGCGTCGGACGACCTCGCGGGCGGTCGCTCGACGTTCATGGTCGAGATGACCGAATCGGCAGCGATTCTGCACACAGCCACCGATCAGAGCCTTGTGCTGATGGATGAAATCGGACGCGGCACGTCGACCTTCGACGGTCTCGCGCTCGCATGGGCCATCGCTCGTCACCTGCTCGGCCACAACCGGTGCTACACCCTCTTCGCCACGCACTATTTCGAACTGACGCAATTGCCCGACGAGTTCCCGCAATGCGCGAACGTGCACCTGTCGGCGGTAGAACACGGCGAAGGGATCGTGTTCCTGCACGCCGTGCAGGATGGCCCCGCAAGCCAGAGTTACGGCTTGCAAGTGGCGCAACTCGCGGGTGTACCGATGCCGGTCATTCGCGCGGCACGCAAGCATCTCGCGCTGCTCGAACAACAGGCACTCGATCCCGCTGCGCCTCAACTCGATCTGTTTGCGCCGCGCGCGGCCGTTGAGCCGATCGAAGAGGATGCGGACGACGACGCCATGACACCGCACGCAAACGGCGCGGGAGCGCAAAGTGCCCCTGCTCTCGACCCCGCGTCGGAAGCGGCGCTGGCACGTCTGGCGGAAATCGATCCGGACGATCTGCGTCCGCGCGAAGCGCTCGATCTTCTGTATGAACTGCGAGGCCTGATACGCGGGCGCACGCACGACTGACGCCACACCCGCACCCGCCCATATGTCGAGCCTTCGTCCTCCACACGTCACGAATGACACCCGTACCGGCCTGCTGATCGCGTGTCTCGTGACGTTGGTGCTGGCGCTTGCCCCGATATCGGCGATAGCGGCGACAACCGCATCCGGCAGTGCAAAGGCGTCGACCCGCACCGCCGCGAAGACACAACCCAAGGCACCGGCCAAGCCGCCGCCTTTCGAGTTCGCGGTGCTCGGCAATACCCCGTTCAACAGCACTGAGGTGCCCATCACGCGCAGTGTGCTAGCGAGCATTGGCGACACCCCGGCGGCGTTCGTCGTGCACGCAGGCAATCTCAAAAGCGTTTCGGAATCGTGCCGCGACGACCTCCTCACGCAGCGTCTGAGCCTGCTGGCCAGCTCACCCAAGCCGATGATCTACGTGCCCGGCGCGAACGACTGGGCCGATTGCGAACGTGCAACGGACGGCAGTTACAACCCGGTGGAGCGGCTCGACTTCCTGCGCGATCACGCCTTCGACGACGACGCGCTACTGGGCCCCGGTCCCGTCGGCTATGCGCAGTTCGACCTCACGCGTCAGAGCGACATGGCGCGCTTTCGGCAGTATCACGAGAACGTGCGATGGTTTTATCGCGGCGTGGTTTTCGTCGGCGTGAATCTTCCGGGCAACAACAATAACTATCGCTCGGCAGGCGGTCGGAATGGTGAGCATGAAGACCGGGTGATTGCGACGCGCATCTGGCTGCAACACGCGCTCGTCTACGCGCAGCAGAAGGACGCGCTCGGCATCGTCGTCATTGCGCAGGCCGACCCGGAGTTCGAGCCAGCGCGCGGCGGCGGACTGGGCGGTCTCTTTTCGGATCGTGCGGGGCGTCGCGGCGTGGACGGTTATAAGGATTTCCGCACGCAGTTGCAACGCCTGGCGGCGCGCTTCAAAGGGCCGATTCTGCTGATCGACAGCGGCAAGACGATGCATCACTCGCAACCCTTGCGCGATGCTCATGGCGCACTGGTGAAGACGTTCACGCAGCTAAGCACCTTCGGGTCTCCTACGAGCAATCGATGGGTGCGCGTACACGTCGATCCCCGAACGTCTCAGCTATTTCGCTTCGAGAGCGCACTCCTGCCGCCGAACAGCACGGCCACGCCAACGGCCAGCAGTCCGCGCAGTAGCGGTGCGACAGCCGCACAAGGTGCCGCCTCGGGGCAGACGCGGCACGGGCGACAACAGGCAGCGGCGTGTATGCACCGGCTGCTGCGGTGCCCGGGACTGCGCCCACAGGCCATGCCACGCCGTCGGCCAACCCTGCATCAACGCCCACCGCAACCCCTGCATCCGTGCCCTACGCGGTGCTCTACCCGGCCTCTGGCCTGACGACCAATACCGCCATCAGTCTGGATCCGAACGAGGGCGTCATGCCGATCGGCCCCGCGATGCTCCCGAGAGCGTCGTCTCGCAGTAGCGCGCACGGCAACTGAGCCGGTTTGCATCATCGATTCGGATCAGGCCCAAGTTTCCGTCCGCCTCACGCGCCTCCGCTGGGCGCAAATACACGTCCTAAAAATGCAAACGCCGGACAGGCGCATCGCATTTCACGATGCACCTGTCCGGCGTTTTTGCTCATGCTGCTCGCAGGCTTCGCGTCACGAGTGACGCTCAGCTTGTACCGCGATTAATGCAGCGTGGGCGCGTCGTCTTCGTCCTCGTCGACGATCTCGAGACCCGACGCGCCATGCGCATGCTGGTGCTCGATTTCCTCTTCGGTGGCCTGACGCACGTCAGTCACCTTCAGTTCGAAGCGCAGTGCCATGCCCGCGAGCGGGTGGTTGCCGTCGAGTACGACCTTGTCGTCGGCCACGTCGGTCACCGTGTAGATCAGCGTGTCGGCC
This window of the Pandoraea sputorum genome carries:
- the mutS gene encoding DNA mismatch repair protein MutS gives rise to the protein MTSTQATPAAPAAATATPAMTPMMQQYTRIKAEHPNMLVFYRMGDFYELFHDDAAKAARLLDLTLTARGQSGGQPIRMAGVPHHAVEQYLGKLVKLGESVAICEQIGDPATSKGPVERKVVRIVTPGTLTDAALLSDKVDQYLLAVQMPPARRASERMAGLAWLSLASGELRLMEVAADKLPRELERIRPAETLVPDSAVEAFGSFSLGTTTRVPDWHFDTAAGTQRLRDQLGVASLTAFGCDGLDPALGAAGALLQYAAATQGQSLRHVQSLNVEREAAYIGLDAATRRNLELTETLRGTESPTLLSLLDTCGTTMGSRLMRHWLHHPMRDQQVPQSRQLAIATLLEGPGTWRALNSELRHVADVERITARLALLTARPRDLSSLRDALRRLPELHTTLRAVEARSPLLAILHEDLAIPDDALALLTSAVAEEPAAMLRDGGVIARGHDADLDELRDISENCGQFLVDLETRERARTGINNLRVEFNKVHGFYIEVTRGQTDKVPDDYRRRQTLKNAERYITPELKTFEDKALSAQERSLAREKMLYDALLQSLLPHITEFKRIAQALAQLDVLASLAERAETLGWVKPELVQDRVVDIRQGRHPVVEQQVERFIANDCSLGDPRRLLLITGPNMGGKSTFMRQTALIALLAYVGCYVPAEAVRLGPLDAIFTRIGASDDLAGGRSTFMVEMTESAAILHTATDQSLVLMDEIGRGTSTFDGLALAWAIARHLLGHNRCYTLFATHYFELTQLPDEFPQCANVHLSAVEHGEGIVFLHAVQDGPASQSYGLQVAQLAGVPMPVIRAARKHLALLEQQALDPAAPQLDLFAPRAAVEPIEEDADDDAMTPHANGAGAQSAPALDPASEAALARLAEIDPDDLRPREALDLLYELRGLIRGRTHD